The following coding sequences are from one Novipirellula caenicola window:
- a CDS encoding cysteine desulfurase family protein, with protein MIYLDNNATTEIDPRVVDVMIDVLRSGPCNASSQHAVGRAARLRIDEAIDVIGSAIDSPLDQPGGPRLIFTSGGTESNNLALTGLADPDAPIVLSRIEHPSVIAVAEQLAARGREIRWLDVDHAGVAKIDLLPDLIQAGNRPAGLVSLMSANNETGVVQPIEQAAQFCRDLGVTFHVDATQSIGKLPISFRTLGASAVTLSAHKFHGPTGIGGLWIDGGVKLRPLLHGGEQQLESRPGTEPVPLICGMATALQLATSELAQSQLQMSSLRDRLEHGLRSAHPDLVVHGSLPDHGDRSLVPRLPNTTCLSFLGADRQSMLMALDMAGVACSSGSACSSGSSPPSHVLLAMGLPAEQVQSALRFGVSKFSTEKKIDDAIERISRCYKRLRQNRAVEN; from the coding sequence GTGATCTATCTGGATAACAATGCGACGACCGAGATCGATCCTCGCGTCGTGGATGTGATGATCGACGTGCTCCGCAGCGGTCCCTGCAACGCATCGAGCCAACATGCGGTCGGTCGTGCCGCACGGCTGCGAATCGACGAAGCCATCGACGTGATCGGTTCGGCGATCGATTCGCCCTTGGATCAACCAGGCGGCCCGAGGTTGATTTTCACTAGCGGCGGGACCGAATCGAACAATCTCGCCCTCACCGGACTTGCCGATCCCGACGCCCCGATTGTGCTTAGCCGGATCGAACACCCCAGCGTGATTGCGGTCGCGGAGCAGCTGGCCGCTCGAGGACGCGAAATCCGCTGGTTGGATGTCGACCACGCCGGGGTTGCCAAAATTGATCTGCTGCCCGATTTGATCCAAGCTGGCAATCGACCCGCCGGGTTGGTGTCGTTGATGTCCGCCAACAACGAAACCGGGGTGGTCCAGCCCATCGAACAGGCGGCTCAGTTTTGCCGCGATCTTGGTGTGACGTTCCATGTCGACGCGACGCAGTCGATCGGAAAGCTGCCGATCTCGTTTCGCACACTCGGTGCTTCGGCGGTCACTTTGTCGGCTCACAAATTCCACGGCCCCACCGGGATCGGCGGGTTGTGGATCGATGGCGGTGTCAAACTGCGGCCTCTGCTGCATGGAGGCGAACAGCAACTCGAAAGCCGGCCGGGGACCGAGCCGGTGCCGCTGATTTGTGGGATGGCAACCGCACTGCAATTGGCGACAAGCGAGTTGGCCCAATCCCAGCTCCAGATGAGCTCCCTTCGTGATCGTCTCGAACACGGTTTGCGATCGGCTCACCCCGATTTGGTCGTGCACGGCAGCTTGCCCGACCATGGCGATCGGTCATTGGTCCCGCGGCTTCCCAACACCACCTGTCTGTCGTTTTTGGGAGCGGATCGACAATCGATGTTGATGGCATTGGACATGGCCGGGGTCGCATGCAGCAGTGGATCGGCGTGCAGCAGCGGCAGCAGCCCCCCCAGCCATGTGCTGTTAGCGATGGGATTACCCGCAGAACAGGTGCAATCGGCATTGAGGTTCGGGGTGTCAAAGTTTTCCACGGAGAAAAAAATCGACGACGCAATTGAGCGTATCTCAAGGTGCTATAAGCGTTTAAGGCAGAATAGGGCTGTGGAAAACTGA
- a CDS encoding helix-turn-helix domain-containing protein — MSSVTLTAEPDLKRPPVESEVFAFPLERPPLKVRRRESAVNPILLPYFIAGPENRLAAFVARQETSVFELGNPILLVGPSGSGKTALALHVSVRHANKLGYIDASGVQHLPAIEFARRFAEAVAADDLQHLRQEIDDVPVLIIDDLHLITSKPAAQEELAQRIEARSELQQPTVLTCRRLPTEVRGLRPSLVSRSLPGLTIAISCPVGRTRTMLLTELALQLGLELDAPLIQMLDDGLDPSLPVRALSAAVRQVDLWCRMNQSSPCCEAIASAIQSAAPDEEIPLNKITNTVARYFRLKAKDLRSSSRKQHIVRARSLAMWLARRVTSKSVTHIGEHFGGRDHSTVLHAIRKTESLLHDDAELRLASEELADKLGC, encoded by the coding sequence TTGTCATCTGTAACGCTGACAGCCGAGCCCGATCTGAAGCGTCCTCCCGTGGAGAGCGAAGTTTTCGCATTTCCGCTGGAACGTCCGCCGCTAAAGGTGCGCCGTCGTGAATCTGCGGTTAACCCGATCCTGCTGCCCTACTTCATCGCAGGGCCCGAGAATCGCTTAGCCGCCTTTGTCGCTCGCCAAGAAACCTCGGTGTTCGAACTCGGTAACCCGATTTTGTTGGTCGGTCCGAGCGGTTCCGGCAAAACCGCGTTGGCGCTTCACGTTTCGGTGCGTCATGCGAACAAGCTGGGGTACATCGACGCCAGCGGCGTGCAGCATCTTCCGGCGATCGAATTTGCTCGCCGGTTTGCCGAAGCGGTCGCTGCGGATGACTTGCAGCATCTGCGACAAGAAATCGATGATGTTCCGGTGTTGATCATTGATGACCTGCACTTGATCACCAGCAAACCAGCCGCTCAAGAAGAATTGGCTCAGCGGATCGAAGCACGCAGTGAGTTGCAACAGCCTACGGTGTTGACGTGTCGCCGGCTGCCCACCGAGGTGCGTGGATTGCGACCGTCGCTGGTGAGTCGTTCACTGCCCGGTTTGACGATCGCGATCAGTTGTCCGGTGGGTCGGACACGAACGATGTTGTTGACCGAGTTGGCGCTGCAGTTAGGTCTCGAGCTCGATGCTCCGCTGATTCAGATGCTCGACGACGGGCTCGATCCATCGCTGCCCGTTCGTGCGCTGTCGGCCGCGGTTCGCCAAGTCGATCTGTGGTGCCGGATGAATCAATCGTCGCCTTGTTGCGAAGCGATTGCCTCGGCGATCCAGTCGGCGGCACCCGACGAGGAAATCCCGCTTAACAAAATCACCAACACCGTTGCACGCTACTTTCGTTTGAAGGCGAAGGATCTGCGTAGCAGTTCACGCAAACAACACATCGTCCGCGCTCGATCGCTGGCGATGTGGTTGGCACGCCGAGTCACGTCCAAAAGTGTGACTCACATCGGTGAACACTTTGGTGGTCGTGACCATTCGACCGTCCTGCACGCGATCCGCAAAACCGAATCGCTATTGCACGACGACGCGGAATTGCGATTGGCGTCCGAAGAGCTTGCCGACAAGCTTGGCTGCTAA
- the corA gene encoding magnesium/cobalt transporter CorA yields MSPGSPRPESSPPQRCVINSAAYHNGVRVADVPIPDLGDAWTHSNRFIWVGLYEPNEQVLSHIQKAFGLHDLAIEDAHAAHQRPKLEVYDDSLFVVMRTARLCERGDHRIEFGETHVFLGPRYIITVRHGSLTSHVGLRARCESTPNLLAKGEGFVLHALMDFIVDQYFPVVDALEAELEELEDHIFSGQFVRSVTSRIYHLRRDLLALKQAVTPLSDVSAHLTRMDSDLIPADTRPYFQDVHDHVSRIAELIDNLQQLSHTALESNLALISVAQNDDMKRLAGWAAILAVPTMIAGLYGMNFKHMPETEWTWGYPFILSLMIVSCVLLYRWFRRLGWF; encoded by the coding sequence TTGAGCCCCGGAAGCCCTCGCCCTGAATCATCCCCACCGCAGCGGTGCGTGATCAACTCGGCCGCCTATCACAATGGGGTGCGAGTGGCCGACGTGCCGATCCCAGATCTCGGCGATGCCTGGACCCATTCGAACCGCTTCATTTGGGTCGGATTGTACGAGCCGAACGAGCAGGTGCTCTCGCATATTCAAAAGGCATTCGGGCTGCACGACTTGGCGATCGAAGATGCCCATGCTGCCCACCAACGTCCAAAGCTCGAAGTCTATGACGATTCACTGTTTGTGGTCATGCGAACCGCGCGGCTATGCGAACGGGGGGATCACCGGATCGAATTTGGTGAAACCCATGTGTTTCTCGGCCCCCGTTACATCATCACCGTGCGGCATGGTTCGTTGACGTCTCACGTGGGACTGCGGGCGCGCTGCGAATCGACGCCGAATTTGTTGGCCAAGGGCGAAGGTTTTGTGCTGCACGCGTTGATGGACTTTATTGTCGACCAGTATTTCCCAGTGGTCGATGCGTTGGAAGCCGAGCTCGAGGAACTCGAAGACCATATCTTCAGCGGACAATTTGTCCGCAGTGTGACGTCTCGGATCTACCATCTTCGGCGAGATCTGCTGGCGCTAAAACAAGCGGTCACCCCGCTCAGTGATGTGTCGGCGCACCTAACACGAATGGATTCCGATCTGATCCCTGCGGACACGCGGCCCTACTTTCAAGATGTTCACGACCACGTCAGCCGCATTGCCGAGTTGATTGACAATCTGCAACAACTTTCGCACACCGCGCTGGAAAGCAATCTCGCGTTGATCTCGGTCGCTCAGAACGATGACATGAAACGGTTAGCGGGTTGGGCGGCGATCCTTGCGGTTCCCACCATGATCGCAGGATTGTACGGGATGAACTTCAAACACATGCCTGAAACCGAATGGACGTGGGGCTATCCGTTCATCTTGTCTCTGATGATCGTGTCCTGTGTTTTGTTGTATCGATGGTTCCGACGGCTCGGTTGGTTTTAG
- a CDS encoding arylsulfatase → MNRLICLVATVLLSVLNLSSDVPAASTDSPNVILIFADDLGPGMIGCYGQQVIETPNIDRLAAEGMKFNNYYGGVYCAPARWTLLTGMHDGRIGGWAQTRPGLPILRDAGKITEEEYQKRLAALKSNAHPIAEDEVFLAQIAQQAGYKTAQFGKLDRGFLTWHEQVKRFGWDFYEGYYDHQRCHGFYPPYLWRNGERFELPGNTLADCGKTSEKGDEPVGYGGETYSQNVFIKGILKYLRDHQEERFFLYHPTQLPHGPVAIPELHPDFADHPTMSLAEKKYASMVKMLDDHVGLIMSELKRLGLDENTVVVFTSDNGHELYYGPKPEYKQQRLPNGEPTNLTDKKWRTSEAGDVFDGAGGRAGLKRSGYQGGMQCPLIVRWPGKVAAGSETDLLTAHYDFLATLADLLGVEKPAGKDGISYLPTLRGEPQTQTHDYVIVNNSFTQMGSCALIAGDGMKLVEADRKKGLFQLYNILQDNEERNDLAAQYPEKVEQLKAILKQQINSQRPDLAP, encoded by the coding sequence ATGAACCGACTAATCTGCCTTGTTGCGACCGTGCTGCTCTCCGTGCTGAACCTTTCGAGTGACGTGCCGGCAGCATCGACCGATTCACCGAACGTGATCCTGATTTTCGCCGACGATCTTGGGCCGGGCATGATCGGATGTTATGGCCAACAAGTGATCGAAACACCGAACATCGATCGATTGGCGGCCGAGGGAATGAAGTTCAACAATTATTACGGCGGCGTCTATTGCGCCCCGGCGCGTTGGACGCTACTGACCGGAATGCACGACGGTCGCATCGGGGGTTGGGCACAAACCCGGCCGGGGCTTCCGATCCTGCGAGACGCTGGGAAGATCACCGAAGAAGAATATCAGAAGCGATTAGCGGCACTGAAATCCAACGCACATCCGATCGCAGAGGACGAGGTTTTCCTGGCACAAATCGCCCAGCAGGCTGGCTACAAAACCGCTCAGTTCGGCAAACTCGACCGTGGCTTTCTGACTTGGCACGAACAAGTGAAACGCTTCGGCTGGGATTTCTACGAAGGCTACTATGATCACCAGCGATGTCATGGTTTCTATCCGCCCTATCTGTGGCGGAATGGCGAACGATTCGAATTGCCTGGAAACACCCTCGCTGATTGTGGCAAGACGAGTGAAAAGGGAGATGAACCGGTCGGCTATGGCGGAGAAACCTATTCGCAAAATGTATTCATCAAAGGCATCTTGAAGTATCTGCGAGACCATCAAGAGGAACGTTTCTTCTTGTATCATCCCACCCAACTTCCGCACGGCCCGGTAGCGATCCCCGAATTGCACCCCGATTTTGCCGATCATCCGACGATGTCGCTTGCGGAAAAGAAGTACGCATCGATGGTCAAAATGCTTGACGATCACGTCGGGCTGATCATGAGCGAACTGAAACGATTGGGGCTCGATGAAAACACCGTCGTCGTGTTTACCTCGGACAATGGCCACGAACTTTATTACGGCCCCAAACCCGAATACAAACAACAGCGGTTGCCCAACGGAGAACCGACAAATTTGACGGATAAAAAATGGCGAACGTCCGAGGCCGGTGACGTGTTTGATGGTGCCGGAGGACGCGCTGGATTGAAACGCAGTGGTTATCAAGGCGGCATGCAATGCCCACTAATCGTGCGTTGGCCTGGCAAGGTCGCCGCGGGAAGCGAAACCGATCTACTGACCGCGCACTACGATTTCCTAGCGACGTTGGCGGATCTTCTCGGAGTCGAAAAACCGGCTGGCAAAGACGGTATCTCGTACCTGCCGACACTGCGAGGCGAACCCCAGACTCAGACGCATGACTATGTCATCGTCAACAACAGCTTTACTCAAATGGGCAGTTGTGCCTTGATCGCCGGCGACGGCATGAAGCTGGTGGAAGCTGACAGGAAAAAGGGGCTGTTTCAGCTTTACAACATTCTGCAAGACAACGAAGAACGCAATGATCTTGCCGCCCAATATCCAGAAAAGGTCGAGCAATTAAAAGCGATCCTAAAACAGCAGATCAACTCGCAGCGTCCCGACCTCGCCCCATAG
- a CDS encoding glycoside hydrolase family 97 protein has protein sequence MKRFALPLIVACFALVDCHADENMTSPNGKVAASVFVTQSGGLRYRVQFKNQQVVEPSVLGITVDGVDLGNGVMVGDPNTSMVDETYDTRGNHTQARNHYKVFKFPVHHKASGRKYSLEFRVYDDGVAYRYVVPAEARPSKTAQHVDGETSSWKMMDGAKVWYFERLAKRWKLKSYAGEWMSTDINQLETATPANVGPIQGTPLVFQLPGNLGYAAVTKAALYNYSGMRLKAVGDRTVVANFTEGDAGFDVHGTIVSPWRVTMLADDLNELVNSDLITNLNPAPDPQLFADTGYILPGRSVWSWETLGLDTPETQRTFIDLAAEMGFEYSMVDDGWKDWDSPWETVRSLCEHGRSQGVGVWLWVHSHEIHDPSNDYRQLRDYFDRVTAVGAVGLKIDFMDSEAKEKIDFEIAVLRNAAQRKLLINFHGCHASTGEERTYPNELTREGIRGIEVNKHKEGPLPASHNAALPFTRFVVGHADYTPILYTSPGPTTWTHQLATLVAFVSPLQVYAEHPDAMMKAPILKRAFPVMQSIPTVWDQTIVLPDSRIGDVAAIARRSGDDWFVGVLNGAGARDYALDFGFLPSGTYEAVIVSDDLDAELVELASVGVNIKAKRKQWTTAVPFKVDRSSVDRSQKFKVPLAKGGGLVVQLIKQPN, from the coding sequence ATGAAGCGATTCGCCCTTCCTCTGATCGTGGCTTGTTTTGCTCTGGTTGATTGTCATGCCGACGAGAACATGACCAGCCCCAATGGGAAGGTTGCGGCTTCCGTTTTCGTGACTCAAAGCGGTGGCCTGCGATATCGCGTGCAATTCAAAAACCAACAGGTCGTCGAGCCGTCGGTGCTTGGCATCACAGTGGACGGAGTGGATCTCGGAAACGGCGTGATGGTTGGTGACCCCAACACGAGCATGGTCGACGAGACGTACGACACTCGCGGCAATCACACGCAGGCACGGAACCATTACAAGGTTTTTAAATTCCCAGTCCACCACAAAGCAAGTGGTCGCAAATACTCGCTCGAGTTTCGGGTTTACGATGACGGCGTTGCCTACCGCTATGTCGTGCCAGCGGAAGCGCGGCCCAGCAAAACGGCTCAGCATGTTGATGGCGAAACTTCCAGCTGGAAGATGATGGACGGGGCCAAGGTCTGGTACTTCGAGCGTCTGGCAAAGAGGTGGAAGCTAAAGTCGTACGCCGGCGAATGGATGTCGACTGATATCAACCAACTTGAAACCGCAACACCGGCAAACGTCGGCCCAATCCAAGGCACGCCGTTGGTGTTTCAGTTACCGGGCAATCTCGGATATGCCGCAGTCACCAAGGCAGCGCTCTATAACTACAGTGGCATGCGTTTGAAGGCGGTTGGCGATCGGACCGTGGTGGCCAACTTTACCGAAGGCGACGCAGGCTTTGATGTCCACGGTACGATTGTTTCTCCTTGGCGAGTCACGATGCTGGCCGACGATTTAAACGAGTTGGTCAACAGCGACTTGATCACCAATTTGAATCCGGCTCCCGATCCCCAGCTCTTCGCGGACACCGGTTACATTCTACCTGGACGCAGTGTTTGGAGCTGGGAGACACTGGGACTGGATACGCCTGAGACGCAGCGAACATTCATCGATCTCGCCGCCGAAATGGGTTTTGAGTATTCGATGGTTGACGACGGTTGGAAGGACTGGGACTCGCCCTGGGAAACGGTTCGCTCGTTGTGCGAACATGGTCGCAGCCAAGGCGTCGGCGTGTGGTTGTGGGTGCATTCGCACGAAATCCATGATCCGTCAAATGACTATCGGCAGCTGCGGGACTACTTTGATCGGGTAACCGCCGTGGGGGCGGTCGGATTAAAGATCGACTTTATGGACAGCGAGGCAAAAGAGAAGATCGATTTTGAAATAGCGGTCTTGCGGAATGCGGCCCAGCGGAAGCTGTTAATCAATTTTCACGGCTGTCATGCGTCCACGGGCGAAGAACGCACCTACCCTAACGAACTGACACGTGAAGGCATCCGGGGGATCGAGGTCAATAAGCACAAGGAAGGTCCTTTGCCTGCGTCACATAACGCTGCGTTGCCGTTTACCCGATTCGTCGTGGGACATGCGGATTACACACCGATTCTGTACACCAGCCCTGGACCGACAACGTGGACGCATCAGCTAGCCACCTTGGTTGCCTTTGTCTCACCGCTGCAAGTCTATGCAGAGCATCCTGATGCGATGATGAAGGCCCCAATTTTGAAGCGGGCCTTTCCCGTCATGCAGTCCATTCCGACGGTCTGGGATCAGACGATCGTGCTTCCCGACAGCCGGATTGGTGACGTCGCGGCGATTGCCCGTCGCAGCGGTGACGATTGGTTCGTCGGTGTTTTGAATGGTGCCGGAGCTCGCGACTATGCACTCGATTTTGGGTTTTTGCCGTCCGGTACGTACGAAGCCGTGATTGTCAGTGACGACTTAGACGCAGAGCTGGTTGAACTCGCCAGCGTCGGTGTGAACATCAAGGCCAAACGAAAACAGTGGACCACTGCGGTACCATTTAAAGTTGATCGCAGTTCAGTGGATCGTTCTCAAAAATTCAAAGTCCCGCTTGCCAAAGGCGGCGGCCTCGTCGTGCAGCTGATTAAGCAACCGAACTAA
- a CDS encoding zinc-dependent alcohol dehydrogenase family protein, giving the protein MKAMVLSQTAPLNERPDPLQCVEMATPEPAENELLIQVAACGVCHTELDEIEGRLTPPRLPVVLGHEVVGRVVECGANVTRFASGDRVGVGWIHHSSGTADENLSPQFAATGCDVNGGYAQFMTVPEDYAVAIPDSLSDTQAAPLMCAGAIGYRALRLTGLRDGEPLGLMGFGGSGHLVLPTAKHLYPNSPVYVFTRDESVQQFACELAADWAGGVDAVPPQPLQAIIDTTPAWKPVVESMKKLRPGGRLVINAIRKEDADKSELLKLSYHEHLWMEREIKSVANLTHRDIAEFLPLAAEIPLRPEVTLYPLEQANEALRNLRRGQIKGANVLAVS; this is encoded by the coding sequence ATGAAAGCGATGGTGCTGTCGCAGACGGCTCCGCTCAACGAGCGACCAGATCCCTTGCAGTGCGTCGAGATGGCAACGCCCGAACCGGCAGAGAACGAACTGTTGATTCAGGTCGCGGCGTGTGGCGTTTGTCACACCGAGCTCGACGAGATCGAAGGCCGACTGACGCCGCCTCGTTTGCCAGTCGTATTGGGCCACGAAGTCGTGGGCCGCGTGGTTGAGTGCGGTGCGAACGTCACCCGTTTTGCCAGCGGTGACCGCGTCGGTGTCGGCTGGATTCATCACTCCAGCGGCACGGCGGACGAGAATCTATCGCCTCAGTTCGCTGCGACCGGGTGCGACGTCAACGGCGGCTATGCCCAATTCATGACCGTTCCCGAAGATTACGCGGTGGCGATCCCCGACTCACTGAGCGACACGCAAGCGGCACCGCTGATGTGTGCCGGCGCGATCGGCTACCGTGCACTGCGTTTAACAGGGCTTCGCGACGGCGAGCCACTCGGATTGATGGGGTTTGGTGGTTCGGGGCATCTGGTGCTGCCCACCGCAAAACATCTGTACCCAAACTCTCCCGTCTACGTGTTCACTCGCGACGAATCGGTCCAGCAGTTTGCGTGCGAATTGGCCGCCGATTGGGCCGGTGGCGTTGATGCGGTGCCGCCCCAGCCGCTGCAAGCGATCATCGACACCACGCCAGCTTGGAAACCGGTCGTCGAATCGATGAAAAAACTTCGCCCTGGCGGACGGCTGGTGATCAACGCGATCCGTAAAGAGGATGCGGATAAGAGCGAATTGCTAAAGCTTAGCTATCACGAACATCTGTGGATGGAACGTGAAATCAAATCGGTCGCAAATTTGACCCACCGTGATATTGCCGAGTTTCTGCCATTGGCGGCCGAGATCCCACTGCGGCCCGAAGTCACACTGTATCCCCTTGAGCAAGCCAACGAGGCGCTTCGCAACCTTCGCCGTGGGCAAATCAAGGGCGCGAATGTCTTGGCGGTTTCGTAG
- a CDS encoding EF-hand domain-containing protein, with product MYRLLPQLAIFALIACSNIATAQPPGRGGPPGFGGPGGSPIEMISQIFDQADANRDGCLSKQELYAAMQTMQANHQRGRGGPPPQNDAYGAPAGREMDRQPPAGEHAGPPPSPGQVLPDFIVESLNLTERQTRQLNALQADVTKRLAGILTDEQEAQLQTPPPPRHGGPDAEDGERGRPQRPE from the coding sequence ATGTATCGCCTGCTCCCCCAACTCGCCATATTTGCGCTGATCGCTTGCTCGAACATCGCCACTGCACAGCCTCCAGGGCGTGGTGGCCCGCCGGGATTTGGGGGTCCCGGTGGGTCGCCGATCGAGATGATCAGTCAAATCTTTGACCAGGCCGATGCGAACCGTGATGGCTGTTTGAGCAAGCAAGAGCTGTATGCGGCGATGCAAACGATGCAGGCGAACCATCAACGCGGTCGCGGTGGACCACCGCCACAAAATGATGCCTATGGTGCCCCAGCCGGTCGCGAAATGGATCGTCAGCCTCCCGCAGGCGAACATGCCGGTCCGCCACCAAGTCCAGGCCAAGTGCTTCCTGATTTTATCGTCGAATCACTCAATTTGACCGAGCGACAAACTCGACAATTGAATGCGTTACAAGCCGATGTCACCAAACGATTGGCAGGTATCTTGACGGACGAGCAGGAAGCGCAGCTGCAAACTCCACCCCCGCCGCGCCACGGTGGCCCCGACGCTGAAGATGGTGAACGGGGTCGCCCGCAGCGACCTGAGTAA
- a CDS encoding heme-binding protein, whose amino-acid sequence MSHITLILLVVVAGIFAWNLRAFAGYESAEYTVVETDGEFEIRDYPDLKLAATEMKRDSKGRDGSFMRLFGYISGGNEAKQKIEMTTPVFMEAGEEETKGQMGFVIPKQVASDGPPEPVSEAVKIRERKGGRFAVIRFSGIMNTETASEAEAKLRAWIEQKGLVAEQAAETAGYDPPFTPGPLRRNEVLIRLKSEAPADKS is encoded by the coding sequence ATGAGTCACATCACCCTGATCCTATTGGTGGTCGTCGCAGGCATCTTTGCTTGGAATTTGAGGGCGTTCGCCGGGTACGAATCGGCCGAGTACACGGTGGTCGAAACCGACGGCGAGTTTGAGATCCGCGATTATCCCGATCTGAAATTGGCCGCGACCGAAATGAAGCGTGATTCCAAAGGTCGTGACGGCAGCTTCATGCGTCTGTTTGGCTACATCAGCGGCGGAAACGAAGCCAAGCAAAAAATCGAGATGACCACGCCGGTTTTTATGGAAGCGGGCGAGGAGGAAACCAAAGGTCAAATGGGGTTTGTGATTCCCAAGCAGGTCGCTTCCGACGGGCCGCCAGAGCCGGTATCTGAGGCCGTTAAAATCCGCGAACGCAAAGGTGGCCGTTTTGCCGTGATTCGCTTCTCAGGCATCATGAATACCGAAACCGCAAGTGAGGCCGAAGCGAAGCTGCGAGCGTGGATCGAGCAGAAGGGATTGGTCGCCGAGCAAGCGGCTGAAACCGCAGGCTACGATCCGCCCTTCACTCCCGGACCGCTGCGACGAAACGAAGTGCTGATTCGCTTGAAAAGTGAGGCTCCTGCGGACAAGTCGTAG
- a CDS encoding NYN domain-containing protein: MPDKSLHDSIALLIDADNAPAAKIDFIISELATYGIVNIRKAYGNWTKRPLEGWKKVLHEYAIAPTQCFDLVKGKNATDMALLIDAMDILYTKQVRTFGLVSSDCDFTPLALRIREDGKQVIGFGRQNSPEPFVLACSHFIYLDEDDHDNTPQKKKEHSVSSLKQNTKLMNTLRTAVKEAADDDGWASLGPVGSHISNQGPFNHRTYGFPKLSDMFEAIDLFDIKKTKQAGRTAVRVRLRK, encoded by the coding sequence ATGCCCGACAAAAGTCTTCACGACAGCATTGCGTTGTTGATTGATGCAGACAACGCGCCAGCTGCAAAGATCGACTTCATCATCTCTGAATTGGCCACCTACGGCATTGTCAACATCCGAAAAGCCTATGGAAATTGGACCAAGCGTCCACTGGAAGGATGGAAGAAAGTGCTGCATGAGTACGCGATCGCACCGACACAATGTTTCGATTTGGTGAAAGGAAAAAACGCGACTGATATGGCGCTGCTGATCGACGCCATGGACATCCTGTACACCAAGCAGGTCCGTACGTTCGGACTGGTTTCATCCGATTGTGACTTCACCCCGCTGGCGCTGCGAATACGTGAGGACGGAAAGCAAGTGATCGGGTTCGGTCGACAAAACTCACCGGAGCCCTTTGTGTTGGCGTGTAGCCATTTCATCTATTTAGACGAAGACGATCACGACAATACGCCGCAAAAGAAAAAAGAGCATTCGGTGTCGTCGTTGAAACAGAACACGAAACTGATGAACACGCTTCGAACCGCGGTCAAGGAAGCCGCCGACGACGATGGCTGGGCGTCACTCGGCCCCGTGGGATCTCATATTTCCAACCAAGGACCTTTCAATCACCGCACCTACGGTTTTCCCAAACTCAGTGACATGTTCGAAGCGATCGATCTGTTCGATATCAAAAAGACCAAACAAGCAGGTCGGACGGCCGTTCGAGTCAGGCTGCGGAAATGA
- a CDS encoding metalloregulator ArsR/SmtB family transcription factor has protein sequence MTSTTKRRSRGTISNVALADLGEQINTVFRAFADSTRLRILHRLVDDEICVGDLVEILQLPQPTVSRHLAYLRKAHLVDVRKEGLWSYYSLAPAQSCFQQKLYDCLTDCFNEVPELRDDALRAQQLKESGGCCE, from the coding sequence ATGACTTCGACGACAAAACGACGCTCGCGGGGAACCATATCGAACGTTGCCTTGGCAGACCTCGGCGAACAGATCAACACGGTCTTTCGGGCCTTCGCCGACAGCACGCGGTTGCGGATATTGCATCGCCTAGTCGACGACGAAATCTGCGTGGGCGACCTTGTCGAAATCCTGCAACTGCCGCAGCCCACGGTATCACGGCACCTAGCGTATTTACGCAAAGCCCATCTGGTCGACGTCCGCAAAGAAGGACTCTGGTCGTACTATTCGCTGGCCCCCGCCCAATCCTGTTTTCAGCAGAAGCTCTACGACTGCCTTACCGATTGCTTCAATGAGGTCCCCGAATTGCGGGACGATGCGCTTCGCGCCCAGCAGTTGAAGGAATCCGGCGGTTGCTGCGAATAG